GGACTTCAAATCCGGCGGCGGGCCAGCCTTGAGCTGTCCGCGGTAGGTTCGATTCCTACACATTCCCGCCATTTATAAAAGTTGAGATGATAGGATTTACAGCACTTTTGATAAGTGCTGTTTTTAGTTTTAGAATAGAAAAATACAGAATGATTTTATAGAAATGTCGCCATTTTGTCGCCATACTCATTTTTTTAGGCTGTTTTTTAGTTTTTGAACAGCTTCTTTTTGCATTGACGGAACTACATGAGAATAGGTATCTAGTGTTTGAGTAATTGTAGAATGCCCTAATCTTTCTTGGACTACTTTTGGATGAACTCCAGCTTTAAGCATAAGGGTTGCATGGGTATGCCGCAGATCATGTAATCTGAATTCTTCGAGGTTTGCTCTTTTAGCTGCTTGATTAAATCTTTTTGTAGCTCTTCTAGGTTTCGTTGGATTTCCATTGGTTTGACAGATAACTAAATTATATTCATTATTATATTTTTTACCTAACCTGAGCTTATTTTCTTTCTGCTCTTTTCTAGCTTTTTTTAAGAGTTTCACTAGATCATCGTCAATATTAATGGGTCTGGTACTGGATTTGGTCTTTGGTTTTCGAAAAACTAATTTTCCCCCAGATATTTCTGTTACACTTTGACGGACACGGATTAACTGCTCTTCAAGATCTACATCTTTCCAACGTAAAGCTAAGATCTCTCCTCTACGCATACCAGTAAATATTGCTATATAAATCATATTGTAAGCCCACCCATTGGCATTAGCTAATAAGTTATCTATTTGTTCCTGTGTCATGGCTTGTATTTCAGGTGTATCTGGACTAGGTGCTTGAATAACTTCGGCTGGATTATTATCTATTACTCTCCATTTTACAGCGTGTTTAAGTGCTTTTGATAACACTCTATGATGATATTGGACTGTTCGTTTTGATAGTCCTCCCGGTTTACCATCTTTACGTCCCGATTTCAGTTTGTGGTTTTGGTACTTTTTGATATGCATAGGCTCTAAATCTTCTAATTTAATAGCTCCAAGAGCTGGAATAAGATGACTTTTAATAATCATTTCGTAACTCTCAAAGGTAGAAGGAGCCAGAGTATTTTCACAGTAATCTTCTAACCACTGTAATAGATATTCTTTTACTGTTAGGTTTGATGGTTCTATATATTGGCCTGATTCTACTTCATGAGCTAATTCATGCATTCTAGCTTCTGCTTCCTTCTTAGTTCCGTCTACAGTTTCATAAATTCGCTTTCTTTTACCTGTGATCGGATCACGTCCAGCTTCAACTGTTACTTGCCAACTGTCACCTCTTTTGCGTAAGTGAGCCATTTTTATGCCTCCTCTAATAGAACTTGTGTTCGATTAAACTTTATATATAATTTAGATCTGAAACATAGGAATACCTGCAAATTTTTCGTTTGTTTTATAATAGTTTTAATTTGGGTTGGGATGAAATTCTTTGGTATAGATTAATTTTGCAAGGTTAATCTATCTTTTTGACTTCATAGATTGATTAATAGTTACATAATCACACAGTTGTAGAAGTTAGAGAGGTTTTTTCCAGTTTGCTTATTTTTATTGGAGGGAGATCCGAGTGTAAATAACTATTTTTACTTAGTTTTATTATAAATTTTAAATAAAAATGACTCCATGATGGAGTCATAAATTACGGTTAAGCTATCTCAGTTAATAATTTATCTTTTTGGTTCCATTTTATTAACTTGCTATAACTTTTTAATATATTAATTTGAGTTTCAGTCCAATTTTTATTTTTATCTTCAATTAATGATATACTATTAACATATTTATTTTTTCTTTTAATATCACTGAAGGCAAAAGCAATTTTTTCAACTTTAGATATAGAAATTGAATTTTCATTTATTGTTTGAATCAAATTTACTTTTTCTAATTCTTTAGATTTTACAAAAAAGTCTATTTTATGTTCTTTTGAATATCCATCGAAAGGATAATCTTGTTTATAGTTTATTTTATTTTCATTTAAAAAGTTAGATACTTCGCTTTTAAAACTAGATTTCTTTATTCTTCTAGAAGTATAAGTTAATAAGCTGATTTCTTGTATAGCATTAATTAATTTATTAATATAAGTTTCTATTTTTTCATAGTTTCCTGTAATTTTCAGTTCTCCTTTTTCAAATTTTACATTATATTGTCTGCATTTATTATTTAATATTCTTTTTCTTCTACTTGAATTTTCAATTTCAATTCCACTAAAAAAAAGATAATCATATACAAGGCAGTTATCAGATAGTAATATTTCTTCATTATTTAGTGGTTCAATTTTTAATTCTATAATATCATTATCAGGTAACGTAAAAGGGGTGACAATAAAAATTTGACCATTTTTTTCTTTGCAACTAAAGTTATTTTCTATGAATTTAATGTAGTTATTAATAGCTTTTTCACATATTTTCATAATAATCACCCCTTTTATTAATATCATTAATAAATCAATAAATCTTTATACCTTCCCTTTTTAGTTATTTTACATTCATCTAAAAAATCATGAAAAGCTTGGTTAATATCAGAAATATCTATGTCTGAAACTTCATAAGCAATTTTATCTTCATATTCTTGATGCCATTTGTGTTTATGAGGGCCTGTAATAAGTGTGCCATCTGGGTTATAATGTCTTTCCTCAAAATCAAACCTTCTTATACGAATGCAATTTTGATATAAAAGTACAAATCCAAATTTATTGTTTCTTAATACTCCGTGTAAGTCTAGGTTTTTACTAGTTTTTTTAGTGATCACATTGGCCTTTAATTTATATGAACCAGAAAAATCATTCCATCTCCATTTGATAACTTTATCAGTTAAGATTTTTGGTTCATTATATATTCTATCTGCTTCCATTTCAGTTATCATTAAAGGCTCCTCCCTATAATTATACCAAATTATAACCTAAGTTATTATAAAAATACAATAAAATAAAAAATAATCCTGTAAGAATTTCCAACTAATTTAATTTATTAGGCGAAATTAAATTATGTGAGTACTTTTTTTCAATTGTTTTTTAAAATAATATTGTTATTAATATCCGCTGCCAATTGCTGCATTTGAAAAGGTAAATTGAGTTGCATTAACTGTTATGTCAATTAATAAGAAAACTTCAGAAGGGTCTTCATATTCAAGTAACCTATTGCAAGAAACTTTTACAGAAGTTATAAGAGCATCGTCTTTTAATAAACAAAAGAACGGAGTTCTATTAGATGTTAGCTTTGCATTATTTGGAATTTGTTGTTCATCAGGGCATTGGAGAGCATCAAATAATGTTTTAAGTTGATTATCAATATCTCCGTTATTTGTTATAATATTACCCGGTTCTTCAGGTCTAAGTAAGGTTATATCTAAAGAGGCAATAAGATAAAGTTCATCAGTTATTAGTGGGGCAAATTTAAATTCTTTTATTTCTTGTATAATTGAATTATTATTTTGGTTAGGGTCAGTTTGTAAATGTTCTTTTTTAATTTCTTTTAAAGGAGATTGACTCCAGAGTTCTTTTAATTGAGGATGAAATTGTTTTCTGATTTCATGCTTATGTTTAATTCCTCCATTTGATTTGAGTTTTCCTTTATATATGAGTGGAAAGTTCATTATTTAGCCTCCTTTGTTATTTCAATTTATATTTATTTTTATAACAAACACTCATACAGATAGGTTTTTCCATTCTTACTTTCTTGATTTAATAGTTCAATGGAAGTTGCAACATCGTTTTGAGCTCTATGTAATTGTTTTTCAGCGATTTGATGTTTTTTTATAAGATTTTCTAATGATTTAGATTCAAATCCTTTCTTTTTCCAATTAATATCATTCATAGAACATAACCAAGTTTTATTTTTGACTTCTGGGAATAGTTCTTTAACAAATCTTTTATCAAATGAAGCATTATGCGCTATTAAATAATTTGCTTTCTTTATGATATCTTTTATTTTATCTTTATTTAGTTCTTTATCTTTAACATCTTCGTTTTTTAATCCATGAATTTTAGTAGCATCTTTTGGTATTTTGATTCCAGGATCGCGTAAATCGGAATAACTATCTTTGATTTCAATAATTTGGCCAGTTTTTTCATCAAACTCAAATAAAGTTATAGCTAATTCTATAATTTTATCTTGTTGACTTAAGCCTGTTGTTTCTACGTCTATAAAAGCTGCAGTGTTGATTATTTTTTCTTTGTTGGAAAGTTCTTTTCTTAATTTTTTAGTCTTTCTTTTAACTCCTACTCTGTTATTTATATAAAGGGCTTTTTTAAAATGTTTAAGTGCATCAGATTTATTATCTAGTTCAAGATGTATTTCTCCCATGTATCTATGGAGTTGAGAGCCTTTAGTTTTGCTATTTTTGATTTTAGTATCCAAGAGCTCGGTGAATTTCTTCAGCATAGATTCCAGTTCTTCTTTTGACATTTCTTTTAAATTTTCTTTATGTTTTTCTTTTAATTCTTGAAAGTGATCATAAGGACTCATATTAGCTCGCTTTTCTTTTCGAAGCTTTTCATGATCTAAAAAGTCTCCATCAAAATTATACTTGTAGCTAGTTCCATCGTTATATTTAAGAATTATCTTTTCTTGTTCTGGGAGAATCTTTATTTCATTAGCCCCCCAACCAGAAGCAGGAGAAACTGACCATAAAAGTTTGGTTTTAGATAAATTAAAGAAGAACAGCTTTCCAGCATGTTTTTCATAATTACTGTTGGCGGTTGAACAAATAGCATACTTACCATCATTGGATAAAGAGTTTTGAAATAAATTAGCTTTAAAATTCTTTTTTATTAAGATGTCTCCTGAACTATCGAAAGCATAAAAAGTACTTGATAAATTTTTTGTTCCCCAATCGTTTATTATACAGTTTCCATTATTAGCTATTTTGCCGTCATTGGGTCTAGGTAGTTCTTTTTGAAATAACACTTCATCATTTTTTAAAGCAGCCATTTTACCACCGATTTTTTTACCGTTTTCATAATGTCTATCTTTGCAAACAATTTTGTAGGTTCCATTAGGAGAGGTAGTTGCGTGACCAATTAGGTCAATTTTTTTGATATGTTCTATATTGATTTCATCTTTTTGATCATTATTGTCTGATTTATTATTCTTGGTTTTAGTTGTTGATGAAGATGATATTGGAGATTGTTTTTGCTTCTTTTTAAGCGGCAGTATTTTATAAGTTATTAGAGCTAATATTATAGTTCCAATAATTTTTCCCTCTGCTAATAAACCAATTGTGATAAGGGCTGTAATAATTCCAAGGATCCATCTTATTATTTTTATCAATTTATCAAACTCCTTTTAATTTGTCTTTAATTAGAATAATAGCTAAATATTTATGAAAAGGATAAAAATAAAACACTATTTAATAGTAACTATATTTCAGCAGCAAAGTTGTCAGCAGTATCTTCTATGGATGTATACTGCATGTTCAAATCGGTTATGTAGTTACGTTCCATAAGCATTGCATTTTTTTATGTTATTACTTCTTAGTTATTAAATTTATCATGTATTTTATTAATAGCATCTGCAGAACCATCTAAAGGGAAACGAAAATAAACTTCACCTTCTCCGTGCCAGTTTAATTCAAGTAATAATGTATTTGAGCTCTTAATTTTAGAGATTATACCCTTATCATTTCTGAAATTAAGAAATTTTGACCCCCAATCTTGTGTCAAGGTTGTATTTTTTATTTTATCATCAAACTTAACTCGGGTATAAATTACATTGTATCCATCTTCAGTTTCAGTATCACTTAGGTTTGGTGCGTTAGAAAAAGCAACATAACCCCATTCATCTTCTCCATCATATCCTACAATTAGTGATGCTTTTGTGCCAGTGTATGGAAAATCCATTTTTTCTGTCGTTGTTACTTCTGGTGAAGTAGCATACCAAGTTTCTGTGCCTTCCATTTCATCTTTTGAAACAAAAGTATCCCATTCATTAGCAGCATAAACCGTATAAGATAACAACAAAACCAGCAAAATACTTAATGCGATTATTCTTTTTTTCATAATATCATCCCTTTTAATTATATTTGTTTGTCAATCTTCGGAAATCTTTATTAGTGATTCTTTTTTTAAATTCATTTATTTTGTCGTCTTTTTTTATTTTTAAATATCTATCTAATACTTCAATTGCTTTATTATCTCTTTCAGTGTGATAATATAATTTAGCTAATTGTTCATACATTCTAGAGTTTGGTTCGTAATCAGGACTTTTATTACAAAATTCGTCTGTTTCAATTGCTTCTAAATATTTGTCTTCTGCTTTTTCTATTTTTCCTCTTTTTCTTAATTTTTCAGCTTTTTTGTACATTTCAGAAGGAAAATAATCTGAATTAAATTCATCTTCAGATGAAGGTCTGTTTATTTTTATATTACATCCTAGATTTTTATTTGCCCCTCCAGTCAAATTTGTAATTTCAGCATTTATTTCAGAGCCAGCATTAAGATAGGGAGCTAATTTCTTTGCTAATTTTAATTTTTCTCCTTCATTACATTCTTTAAGAATTTCTTGTCTGCTTGTGCCATCGTCATTATCATAAGTGACTCCGACTACTTTAGTATATATAAATTTATTCTGATCAATGTTTTCTGACAACATTTCGAAAATGATTTTTTCAGCAAATTCTTCATTGTGAGTGGTGTCATTTGTTGATTTTGTATTTTTAGTTGTTGAAATATTATTTTTCAAATGATCTTGATTTTTATCTTTATTTTTGCGAATAATATGGAAACCCACCATCCCTAAAATAATAGCTATAAATATATTATCACTTAAAAGACCGCCTATAGCCATAATGATTATAAAGATTCCAAGAACTAACTTAAATATCCTCTTCAAAAACTCATCTCCTTAATTTAGTTATATTACTAAATATTTCTGAATTAGACAAAAATAAAAAACTACCTAACGTTAGCCATCATTTCAAGAGCAAAGTCATCTGCATCATCTTCTAAGGAAGTATGATGCATGTCCAACCCAATTATGTAGTTATGTTCTGGAAAGTGATAGAGAATATGTTCTACTTCATGCATAAACACCTCCCTTTGCATTTCATAGCCGAGATTTTTATCAATTATTACAAAATAATTGCAGTATTCAGATTGATATACAAAGCCCCAGACTTCTTTAGGAAGTTTAGCAAACTGATGATGAATGTTATGCTCCTTAGCCCATTCTTGGAAATTTATATAAGTATCATTAAGAGCGTTAAGTACTTGGCGTCTAATCTTTTCTTTATCCCCCATGTCTTTCACGCTCTTCATCTTCAATAATTTTAACTATTTCTATAATTCGGTGAATTGATTCTGGGCTAAGGTCTTTAGTTTGCTTAAACATTAGTTTCAGATCTTCCCGGGTAGATAATTGCTCCCAAAATTCCTGTAAATCTTCATCATCTTCTAAGGCTTGTTTAATTTTGTTTGCTTTTTTGTTTTCAGTATTTGGGTTACGTTGGTCTACTTGACCAAGAAGATAATCAATACTACAATCAAAAAAATTTGCTATTTTTGTTAACATTGAATGATCTGGATTTCTATTTCCCCGTTCATAATTAGATACAGCTTGTTCAGAAATTCCTATTTTTTCTCCTAATTCTTTTTGAGTCAAACTATTTTCTTTTCTTAGCTTTTTAAACCTATCTTTGAATTTCATAATTACCTCCAATGTAAACAGTTTGTTTATATTTATTATATCACCTTTTACCTCCTTGTAAATATAATGAAACAAATTGAATAGAAAACTATCAAAATCCCCCTTGACTAAACAAAATGAATATGCTAATATTAAACTAAGCTAAACGAAACGAAAAGTTTAGGGGGTGATAAAAATTAACGTAGGTAAAAATCTAGAAATTATAAGAGAGCATTTTAACAAATCACAAACTGAAATGTCTAATATGTTAGAGATTTCATTGCAGAGATATAACAATTATGAAAAAGAACGACGAAGACTTCCTGTTGAAATAGCTAAAAAAATAAGTGAAGAGTTTAGCTTGTCTTTAGAAGCAGTTTTTTTTGCCAATGAACTATTCGAACTGTTGAATTTTGAAGATCAGAAATCAGCCTGATATGAAAAGGAGGGTATATATGAGCAACTTAGCAGTGGTTAAACAGAAAGCGGTTGATTTTCAAGGTTCAGAGCTTTTAGGGATTAAAGCTAATGATGGTAATATTTATGTTGGTATGAGGTGGGTTATGAGAGGTATAGGATTCACTAAAGGAAAAGCTACCAGAGAGATTCAGAAGGCTAAGAAAGATGAAGTAGTTTCTAAAGGGGTTTCAAATTTGAAGACCCTTACTTCTGGAGGTAAACAGACTGTTAAATGTTTAAATATCGATTTTTTACCTCTTTGGCTAGCTAAAATTAGTATTACTCCAACTATCAAAAAGGAACAACCTAAAGTAGCTTGGAACATGACTCAGTATCAACTGAAGGCTAAAGATGTGCTAGCAGAAGCTTTTATTGAAAACAAGAAACCTAATAATGAATTCGATCTTATGAGACAGATGATCGACAAACTAGAAGAAACTAATCAGAGGGTAATCAGAGCAGAGCAGAAGGTTGATCAGACTCAAGATGAATTAAAAACTACTAAACATCGAGTAGATAATCTTGATGCAGTTAATCTTCAGGGAAACTTACGTCAGCGACTTAATAAGATGGTTCGCAAATATGCATTTCAGAATGGAAATGACTTTAAGCGGGCTTGGAATGACTTTAAGAAAAGCTTTAATACAGCATTTAATACTAACATTGAGCTGCTAAAGACTAATCATCAACAGAAAACCGGGCGAGAAGTTTCGACTCCAGAGATTCTTGAGATTAAAGGGATGTTAGCAGATGCAATTCGAATAGCAGATAAGATGATTAATCAAAGTGCTTAACTTAAGGAGGTGACAGATTTGGGGCTTATGGAACAGATCTTAGAACAGTTGGAAGTGCTTAATGAAAAGATAGAACAAATAGACAAACAAGAACAAGTAGTCGAACAGAAATTATTAAGTGTTGAGGAAACTACTGAAATAGTTAGTTTAAGTGAAACTAAAATATATGAACTAATAAAACAGGAGAAAATTCCTTATGTGATGATTGGTAGGCGTAGAATGATACCCAAGAAAGAATTGAGCGAGTGGATTAGTCAAAAGTCTAAAGGTGATAATAAACTAAATGTTGGTAAAGAAAATATGAGAATTATAGGTTAATTTCAAATCTTAATTTTGAGTATAGGAAAGGAGTAACTGATTGCAGCTGATAGATCCTGGAAGCTATCGGGCTCTGCAATACGTGACTTATCTTCTAATTATATTATAGCTTAGAGTTTAAAAACAATCTACTTTTATAATTGCAAATTTGTAAACTAAGAAAGGAGGTAGTTGAATGCGAAAAGTTGAGTTTCTAAAACAGGAAATGGAGAGGCTTGATATTAGTCAGAAAGAGTTAGCGAAATTGTTGTATTGTTCTCGATCTAACATATGTAAAAAGTTGCAGAATCCTACTGAAGAATTTTTAAAAAGAGCTGCGAAAGCTATTGGATCTGCTCGGCTTAAAATGATAATGTTCGGTGATACAACAGCTCCAGTATACTTTGATCAGGCTTATATTGCTCCGCATTCAAGTTTAGATAAGATGGAAGAAGAAGCATTACAATTAGTAGATTACATTCAAGAGCTTAAGCGAAAGAGGAATTATCATAATGTTAGAGATTATGATGAATGTAGTAGAGAATTAAAACAGGCTTATGAGAAAGTAGCAGAAAAGACTAAGGATATTAATCATTGTTCTGAGCATGTGGATGTAGCTTTAGATGAGTTTGGGATTGATTTAGAGAAACGGGATAGGAAATGTAACCTTAAGTATATTGATCGAAATTATGTTTCTAAGAAGACTGTAATAACAAGAAAAGACACCTGCTCTGGGAAAGCAAGTGTCTCAATTTAAATTCTTATTAAATTTCATTACTAATATTATATCAAATTGAGAGGATGATTACAATGACAATTACTACTAAAGTTACTGATATTAGGGACTGTATAGATTCTAAGAATGTAATCTATGAGTATAACTACTTAAGCTTAATTAATAAATATGCTAACGTTATTAGAACTAAGCTGACTATTCAAGAGATTATAGATGAACTGTTGCACCTACAGGATGTGGAAATATCTCAGAGGATTGGCAATGAATATTATTATCCACATGATGAATCTATTATTTTTGCAGATATTATTAATTTAGCTAGGCAAGGAC
The sequence above is drawn from the Sporohalobacter salinus genome and encodes:
- a CDS encoding helix-turn-helix domain-containing protein — its product is MEQILEQLEVLNEKIEQIDKQEQVVEQKLLSVEETTEIVSLSETKIYELIKQEKIPYVMIGRRRMIPKKELSEWISQKSKGDNKLNVGKENMRIIG
- a CDS encoding tetratricopeptide repeat protein → MKRIFKLVLGIFIIIMAIGGLLSDNIFIAIILGMVGFHIIRKNKDKNQDHLKNNISTTKNTKSTNDTTHNEEFAEKIIFEMLSENIDQNKFIYTKVVGVTYDNDDGTSRQEILKECNEGEKLKLAKKLAPYLNAGSEINAEITNLTGGANKNLGCNIKINRPSSEDEFNSDYFPSEMYKKAEKLRKRGKIEKAEDKYLEAIETDEFCNKSPDYEPNSRMYEQLAKLYYHTERDNKAIEVLDRYLKIKKDDKINEFKKRITNKDFRRLTNKYN
- a CDS encoding ImmA/IrrE family metallo-endopeptidase; translation: MKDMGDKEKIRRQVLNALNDTYINFQEWAKEHNIHHQFAKLPKEVWGFVYQSEYCNYFVIIDKNLGYEMQREVFMHEVEHILYHFPEHNYIIGLDMHHTSLEDDADDFALEMMANVR
- a CDS encoding exonuclease domain-containing protein, with product MIKIIRWILGIITALITIGLLAEGKIIGTIILALITYKILPLKKKQKQSPISSSSTTKTKNNKSDNNDQKDEINIEHIKKIDLIGHATTSPNGTYKIVCKDRHYENGKKIGGKMAALKNDEVLFQKELPRPNDGKIANNGNCIINDWGTKNLSSTFYAFDSSGDILIKKNFKANLFQNSLSNDGKYAICSTANSNYEKHAGKLFFFNLSKTKLLWSVSPASGWGANEIKILPEQEKIILKYNDGTSYKYNFDGDFLDHEKLRKEKRANMSPYDHFQELKEKHKENLKEMSKEELESMLKKFTELLDTKIKNSKTKGSQLHRYMGEIHLELDNKSDALKHFKKALYINNRVGVKRKTKKLRKELSNKEKIINTAAFIDVETTGLSQQDKIIELAITLFEFDEKTGQIIEIKDSYSDLRDPGIKIPKDATKIHGLKNEDVKDKELNKDKIKDIIKKANYLIAHNASFDKRFVKELFPEVKNKTWLCSMNDINWKKKGFESKSLENLIKKHQIAEKQLHRAQNDVATSIELLNQESKNGKTYLYECLL
- a CDS encoding tyrosine-type recombinase/integrase — translated: MAHLRKRGDSWQVTVEAGRDPITGKRKRIYETVDGTKKEAEARMHELAHEVESGQYIEPSNLTVKEYLLQWLEDYCENTLAPSTFESYEMIIKSHLIPALGAIKLEDLEPMHIKKYQNHKLKSGRKDGKPGGLSKRTVQYHHRVLSKALKHAVKWRVIDNNPAEVIQAPSPDTPEIQAMTQEQIDNLLANANGWAYNMIYIAIFTGMRRGEILALRWKDVDLEEQLIRVRQSVTEISGGKLVFRKPKTKSSTRPINIDDDLVKLLKKARKEQKENKLRLGKKYNNEYNLVICQTNGNPTKPRRATKRFNQAAKRANLEEFRLHDLRHTHATLMLKAGVHPKVVQERLGHSTITQTLDTYSHVVPSMQKEAVQKLKNSLKK
- a CDS encoding helix-turn-helix domain-containing protein, encoding MKFKDRFKKLRKENSLTQKELGEKIGISEQAVSNYERGNRNPDHSMLTKIANFFDCSIDYLLGQVDQRNPNTENKKANKIKQALEDDEDLQEFWEQLSTREDLKLMFKQTKDLSPESIHRIIEIVKIIEDEERERHGG
- a CDS encoding phage antirepressor N-terminal domain-containing protein, producing MSNLAVVKQKAVDFQGSELLGIKANDGNIYVGMRWVMRGIGFTKGKATREIQKAKKDEVVSKGVSNLKTLTSGGKQTVKCLNIDFLPLWLAKISITPTIKKEQPKVAWNMTQYQLKAKDVLAEAFIENKKPNNEFDLMRQMIDKLEETNQRVIRAEQKVDQTQDELKTTKHRVDNLDAVNLQGNLRQRLNKMVRKYAFQNGNDFKRAWNDFKKSFNTAFNTNIELLKTNHQQKTGREVSTPEILEIKGMLADAIRIADKMINQSA
- a CDS encoding DUF1828 domain-containing protein, whose translation is MKICEKAINNYIKFIENNFSCKEKNGQIFIVTPFTLPDNDIIELKIEPLNNEEILLSDNCLVYDYLFFSGIEIENSSRRKRILNNKCRQYNVKFEKGELKITGNYEKIETYINKLINAIQEISLLTYTSRRIKKSSFKSEVSNFLNENKINYKQDYPFDGYSKEHKIDFFVKSKELEKVNLIQTINENSISISKVEKIAFAFSDIKRKNKYVNSISLIEDKNKNWTETQINILKSYSKLIKWNQKDKLLTEIA
- a CDS encoding helix-turn-helix domain-containing protein — its product is MIKINVGKNLEIIREHFNKSQTEMSNMLEISLQRYNNYEKERRRLPVEIAKKISEEFSLSLEAVFFANELFELLNFEDQKSA
- a CDS encoding DUF6978 family protein yields the protein MITEMEADRIYNEPKILTDKVIKWRWNDFSGSYKLKANVITKKTSKNLDLHGVLRNNKFGFVLLYQNCIRIRRFDFEERHYNPDGTLITGPHKHKWHQEYEDKIAYEVSDIDISDINQAFHDFLDECKITKKGRYKDLLIY